The genomic region GCTACTCTTATATGTTTTTGTTTTTTGAGGAAAATGGTCAAATGGATTATGGCGTGTGTTACTACCACTCCTTTCTCgattaatattaatggtaatttACATGGCTTTTTTTGAGGTAAGCGTGGTTTACGTCAGGGGGACCCGATGTCTTCCTATTTATTTACGTTAGTTATGGAAGTCCTTACCTTGATGATAAAACGTAATATTAGTGAATCAGGCAGTTTTCGTTTCCATCCGAAATGCGATCAGTTGAGAATTGTCAATCTTTGTTTCGCCGATGACCTCTTTATTTTTGCTTATGCATGTACTTCTTCTATATTGGTGATTCGGGACTCGTTGGAAGAGTTTAAGAGATGTTCGGGGTTGGTGCCTAGTTTGCCCAAAAGTACGGCGTTTTTTTGTAATGTCTCTACGGGTATGAAAAATCAAATTTTAATGCTTATGACTTTTGAAGAAGGAAAACTGCCAGTAAAATATCTGGGTGTTCCGCTTGTGTCTTCACGTCTGATGTATAGAGATTGTAAAGTCCTCGTGGACAGAGTAAAGTCTAAGGTGAATCATTGGATGAATAAATTTTTATCGTTTGCGGGTAGAGTTCAACTTATTACTTCGGTTCTTACATTAATGCAAATTTATTGGTGTTCGGTTTTTATTCTCCCTGATCAAGTCATTAAAGATATCGAGAAGTTAATTCGAGGTTTTTTGTGGTGTCAAGGTCCTATGATAAGAGGAAAAGCTAAAGTTAAGTGGGATGATGTTTGTTTGCCTAAGGAGGAGGGTGGTTTAGGTATTAAACGGTTGAAAAATTGGGACACAGCTCTTATGGCGACTCACATTTGGCATCCTTTGACCTTGAAACCTACTTAGTGGGTGAATTGGACGCATGAGTATAAGCTTAAGGCGCGTCATTTATGGGATGTTGTGCTTAAATCTGATGCCGCATGGAGTTGGCGAAAGATCCTGAACATTTGGCCCTTATTACGTAACTACATTGTATGTCAAGTTGGTGATGGGAAGCTTGTATCAGTGTGGTTTGATGCATGGGACCCTATTGGTCCTCTGGCCAATATTATTTCTACTCGGGACATTTGTCGCGCTGGGTGGAACTCAAAAACTGTCATTTGCGACATCATTAGCGGGTCTGGGTTCGCTTGGCCTTCCGATTGGCTTGACAAATATCCATTGATTAGTACTATTAATGTTCCTATTCTTAGCACTATTCCAGATACGTATGGTTGGAAAAGGGACAATGATGTCGTCTTTGGTTTTTCGGTTAAAAATGCATGGGAGTCTTTTCGTCCAAGAAGTGCAAAGGTTCCTTAGTATGATGTGGTTTGGTTTTCTCATAGTATCCCCATGCATGCATTCTTGTTGTGGTTAGTCATGGGGGAGAGATTAAAGACTCAGGACAAACTTAAAGCATGGGAGATTAGAGATGGGAATAGTATGGTGTGTGCCTTCTGCAAAGTGGGCCTGGATTCTCATGTTCATTTATTTTTCTCATGTCCTTTTTCTATGTCCGTGTGGAAGATGATGCAACCGATGATGATTATGGATCTCAATGTTTTCGATTGGCATGTTGTGGTGGACAGAATTTTGCCTGTGGCTGCTCGCAAGCTAGCACGTGTTATGGTTTCTAAGTTGTGTCTCGCGGCTACAATTTATGGTCTATTGTGGGAACGTAACTCAAGGATTTTTAAGAAGGTATTTCGGACTGAAAAACAGGTGTTTGATGCTATTGTTTCCAACGTCCGATTGAAACTAATGACAATTAGTTTTAAGAACTCTTCTAATGTGTCTCGAATTAGAGATATTTGGAGGTTGGATAACGTTAATGTCTAGCGGCTAGTTTGTAGGTCGTTAGGTGTTTTGGTTTTTGTGGCTTTTTTTGCCTTTGGTTGTCGTTGAGGGCTTCAGGGCGTGCCTGTTGCCATTGTGCTTTCGTTGTAActattcttttattattttttaataatattcgccgggtaaccctttacccaaaaatGATCTAAACTGAAAACCATCACACGTTCTGACTGTGTAGTATAAATTCAAAGAtcccaagatatatatatatatatatatatatatatatatatatatatatatatatatatatatatataaacctttttTTAAATATAACTATTTAAGAAGGTTCAGTAAGGTTAAATATATTATGTTTCAAAaactaatttttattttaaatattaaaaattaaaaatcatttatttcaaataatatatttatatttatttatttctataactttattacatattacatatgaaAATTATTTTAAACAAGATCACTCGTGTGTAAACACGGGTTTAAGAGCTAGTAATAGTAAAGTAATACGATACAATATTcaattattgaatatatatatatatatatatatatatatatatatatatatatatatatatatatatatatatatatatatatatataatattgctattatatttatttatataataataatcatttaataataaaactagtgaaatgacccgtgaaaacacgattttgtttaaacgaaacagtttaattatatgttttaggtattaattgaatgtaatgttaaagtcatttagtttattgccatgTAGAATCGCGGATTCCAACTAAGAAACTTGttgttgattttacaaacataaagttcgatcaaagttaaatatttatatttatatttttaataataatattaattgttaataataacaaatgccttttaaatattttagaaaaataaaattacaatttaggattgATTAACATTTCCTTTCATAAaatatttcgtattattttttaattaaattaatatataattatgacatcattattatgaaaagtaaagggtaattagcttaatgataacatcatcattttagagctttatatatattactagtgaaatgaaccgtggaaccacggatttggttaaacgaaacagtttaatgatatgttttaggaatTAGGTGAATGTCAATGCTAAAgtcgtttagtttaatgacccgtaaaatcatgaattctgactaagaaacttgtcgttgtttttacaaacatatagagacatgtattttcgcatacatatgtaacgtaattaatcccgtaaagagaattcatatttaaatattaatattgtaataataattattataattataataataatcattaatgataataataacaaagtttccttaaaaattgagtatttatatttttaataataattattactaataacaaatgccttttaatttttttttaaaaattgtaaagattaaattatatcttaatcataataattaaattatagttaattgtaaagattaaattttaattgtaaattaaattgATTTATGATGTCATCCAAGTgggttagatttttttctattttctttttgatttttttaataaaggaaaataattatttatgatatcatcattatagcattttaatattaactataaaataGATATGATTTAAATATAATAATGTACGACGATTTTAAAAAAtggaggtgatcctcacacaccactttttgatccatgtacacttttgtctcataaaCTTACAGTTATGCCCCCACATTAATGTAGGAAGTTGTATTATTGTAAGTATAATTAGGGGTAAAATAAGTAATTAGATGTACATGgattaaaaagtggtgtgtgagaatcacttCCTATAAAAAATACAGTGTGATAACGTGTGGATCGATTACAATAAGATATTACCAATCAATACATAAAAAATTGTAtaaatgtgattattattattattattattattattattattattattattattattattattattattattattattattattattattattattattattattattattattattattattattattatcattattatataagaAACTTTTATTACGTAATCAAAGTGAATCTAAACTAGTAAATAGTTTCCATATTAAATTATCACTATACTTTAAATTTTAAATACCTGATTAGCTAATATTTGTAGACAAATATCTTATACGGAGTAATAGTTAAAGTTCCCCTAAATAACTTAAGTAAATAATTTGTTAAATTCAAAAATCAAATTTCTTTTGGGTGATTTTCTAATTTCTTTTAACTTGATTTTGTAAATAACAAATTAAAAGCTATTTTTACATATTataatttacttttttttttttttttactttgactATATAATACTCCTGATAAATGTAAAATTAAATTCCCAAAATACAAGTAGAATTATTCCAAGTATTTCGGGTGACACATGAGAAGAGAAAAGATGCATTCGTCATCGCAAGAAGGCCAACCGAACAAAGCATCTTTGGCACATTTATTATATTTGTTTATATAGTGTTAGTTCCATAACGAATTTAAAGCGCCTATATTACACCATTGAATCCCCAATCCTTTGGTGCCCAGAGCTAGCCTGAAAGAAAGTTCAGTGGCACATACCAGGGGGTAGCGATTGTTTATTAAAAACACGTGACTCTACTAAGTGGTAACGTGATGTGTCGGGAAATCACTTATTTATAACATTAGATACAAATATTTTCTACATCATTTAGACTTATTCTAAAAGCTTTTACGTCTAATCCCGCGAATTCGAAAGTTATAATCTAATATACTACTATATAAAATACGTAATATGAGGTAATAAAAAACGTACAATAAGATATCATACGATATAATAAAATACAATATGTTATagcgagtaatatatatatatatatatatatatatatatatatatatatatatatatatatatatatatatatatatatatatatatataatacgtgtaTTAGTATTACAATATACaatatacggagtataatatataatatataatatatacggagtaatatataatatacaattcaatattaatattaatattaatattaaaagtataatataATAGAATAAAATATGCTAATAGCAATCCAAGTGTTTTCATTAATGCTTACTTCATTCGGAGAAAAGAAATGTCAAAGTATTTCTTGAAGAGTCTTAAATGTTGATGTTCTTTTTCAAGAAATAAATTTATAATTTTGAATGGATTAAATCTCAAAATCAAAAAGGTTAACATGGAGCGGAATAGAAGGTTGAATGACTGATAACATCGAAATTATACATCTATTTATACCCTTTTTACAGTGCTATATTCCTCAAATTCGCACAAATATATCATATTCCTTATTGGAAAAAATGGGTCAATGCTACTAACCATGTGAAAAGGTTGTTTGTGATCATTACATGTACAATTATGGAGAAAACAAATGCAATAAAATGATGAAGCCAGAGAATACCTAAGAAACTGCTAGGACGGCGACCTTATCTCCCAGGTTGGCGGCCTCACTAAAGTCAGATGATAGTCAAAATAAAtttgaaagaattaaagaatagttcCCGTGCAAAGCTCAATACGGGGACCTGGATCACCAGTGCGACATCCAAATTAAATAAGGAAAATATTCGGCTTTAATGAAGAAAGTTCCAGAAGAAGCTTAGGACGTCGGCCAAGAAGTTAAAGCCGTCggggttatttaaggaaaagattaACGCGTCTCAGTTAAAAAGAAAGAATCTCTTAGGATGATGGCCTTAATGGTCAAGCAGTCGGGTGAGCGTGCCAGTTAAGATACAGAAGACACTTCATAACTGAAGACGGCGGCCATCAAGCTCAAGATTGCTGCCTCAACTCCACCACCATACCAGGACGTCAGCCTACAAAGCTTGGCCGACGGATGGTTTGCCTATAAATTGAGAGCTTCAGTCCCAGTTtcatatagcactttttatactttgTAATTAGGTtttatttcttttcaaattagtttcagtttttatatttaatttacattATCAAAGTTACTTTCTAGCGCTATTATTTTAAGACTCAAGTTATTTTATGATACAAAACCGATTATTGTACTTTTCATCCAAGATTATTGAAGTTATTTTCCAGCTTATCTCTTTTGTTCATCATGTGTTCAAGGTATAATTCCCGTTTAATTATTATTGTTCTCAGTGAATAGTATGCCTATTTGCTTTATTtatggtttttatttaattatgaGTAGTTAAACAGCCTTAGGGTGTTGGTTTGGGTAAAAGAGGATAAACTGTAAACCAAATTTGACACTTAGACGAGTAGGGCCGGTGACCTAAGTGGCGAGGTCGGCGGCCCATGGCATTTAAAATCAGAAAACTGTTTCAAACACTTTCTATGGTAATTATAACTGGTTTCAGTCTATTAATTTTCCAAGCTAATGGATGTATATGGCTATCCGGCGGCGGAGCTAAAGAACAATAGGTTACAAAAGTCTGGTAAAAGCCTGGTATACCCGGTGGTTATCTATATCCAGTTGGCGACCTCTCTTGTTCAACATAATAGCTGGCTGGATAACAACAGCTGGCGCCCtggtgtaacatcccatttttagTTATACGCATTCGAATTacaaggcatgtaagcgtatatttggatcccaaataaagtttgagttagtgttctaaaaccttaccattggatagtaaatcttattacgtttccaacgatatttgattcatcgaaaacggagttacggtttgaaagttacgaccaaaacaaaatgCCGTTTCAGTACTagtgcatttggacgccgtccagcctttttggacgccgtccaaatggcgcCAGCTgtgaaattttaaattttttaaaagagggtatttgagtcttttcacttgggggtcggttgagccattaaaactgatccaatttcatttttatccccattttcaccttctcaaacactctcatccaatcctagagagagaggaacccattttagagagagagcttggtttgaggaagaagatgagtgaatcgggtcaagtcgcgagagttaatgttgttcacctcgttcactgcTACGttatggtagtgttggtaagttctaaatccgaatttcattgttaaaatTATTGTTTGAGTTTGgctttgtgctagttagagttataacccacttattgtgaaatttgggggttttgggtaagattcatgtaagtaaacccaaattggtgacttagggttgtgattaatgaaattgtaagtttggatcttgcatgtgttggttaaactttagaacacttgtgtactagtgatcttagtgtgtgttgacttgattttgggtgtaaaccctaatttgggtcaaaatgggtcaagtgttcttgatttttggtgtcaaatgatgatttcgagacacaatcactagttgttagtgatcgtaggtactttgggtgtaatttgacaagtcaaagtgagttaaacctaatttggtcaatggAAGTCAAACTTTGTGTTAAatgttaaattggtgattttatgacataatcactagtaatggtgcttATGGGTCGAACATGACTTATTTTAGTGGTTAAATTCAATTTGGGTcgagttgcacttatgggttggttTTGTATGATCAAGTGCATTAAGTGTTAGTGAGTACTTATTTGtatgggtcgaaattaccacccgtagtggtaattggtttgtgtccattaggtgttaaatgggcgggttttggcaagcaaggtgtgatccctcagctaagggataattgtgtcggattctcttttaaagaatgtatatttatgtgtatattgtgcctatgtgcgatataggtaactATTTGTCAAATATGAGGACGGAGATCTTAATACACTACTCGTGCGGACGTTTccaatgtgagtggaataattatatgcgtatgtatataatatatttatttgtatgctatggtatgaaccaaagagccggtagtaccatagtatgtgcgtgtgtgctatgatgtgaaccaaagagccggtagcatcatagtacgtgtgttgtagtgtgaaccaaagagccggtagcactatagcatgagttgttagggtgtgaactaaagagccggtagcaccttagcgtgagtatgactcagtgttatgatgtgaaccaaagagccggtagcatcatgacaaatgcgtagtggcgtgaaccaaagagccggtagcgccatagcatgtgacgtatggtgtgaaccaaagagcaggtagcaccatagcgtgagtatggttaaccatatgtatTGTATatgcgttgtagtgtagcatattgtattgttcgattatatgctattgattataCTAGTTACGGTATTAGAggttattagcttcgtacttgagatggtaggctgattatattgctagcgtgcatgcggtatgtgagtaagtgtttgcaagtaggtatattatatatgtatgtgtataattattgcattcactaagcattttgcttaccctctcgttgtttacctttttgtaGGTATCATTGAtgcggagttacctagttgctagactagggtcGATAGACattgcttaagcttggaggattgGCTTTTGGATATTTGAACGCGggctggggatttggtagtccccgggatcatgctcttggtattgggttgggttattgagtctttgtaacgacccgacctttttgacttatatttttgtgctctatactttcatgaATCTGCgtttatgtgcgtactgagctagtttatgctctgggatctttattcatgattaattacttttgtTGATACCTTAcaatgtgctattaagtgtttaatcacttaacttgatcctcaaatgtttttacgaccgttagtgtcacttgacgtttagaacgagctatgttttggtacacatttaacttttgtcataattggaatattacgactacgtaatactaattgttatttcctaataataattacttgggtttttggttgcttaattatgcttagtaatttacttatgctcaatAGTTTGTCTTGTTGGaccttctaccttgttggactttagcccaccctactctagctaatgaactatttaattagcctaattttaatgagtttatgacccatataaatgtaagacaaaaacccatttataagagggaatatactagcatttttgttaaccataatcaccaatgttgcatgggatcctaacaactagcaccacctttagatcaccactaaccaaaaagcaaaagttgtcccccttgtgtCCCCCCGTGACCGATGGCCAAGAGGCCTCCCAACCACCCTCatctcctataaataccaagctatttcctcacatttcacacttgatctcattcacaatttacacacacttgctctcttattttctctctagtctttctcactctaaaatagtaagttttaagttttattgctcttcttctccttctttcatacatgacatcatcatcatcatacttggatcaagctttttagctttttgatcttgttatatcttgtagattcaaacttgggtttgaatccttcaagaacatggaagatttaagctttctagctttgaatcttcacttattttgttagatctaaatcatTTAGTTTATAATATCTTTAATTTAttgtaaagatcaaaacttgtgtttatggtcttcatgaaacttgaagatctagctttatgctttcaagatcttcaagaacataaaagattcaagctttctagctttgtaatctcataacttttgtgaaaaggatccaagctctctagcatagggttccattactttgtttgatcaaaaattatgtcttgtttgtttgattgaatgaaagtttgtagattttgttgtagatagaatttgtgtttgtgttaagactaagaatatgatgtaaccttggttcatcatccttctaaaactcttaagtgagttgaattcttacttagtcttgacattttgtgtgttgatggttgaatcttggtcaaagtgatgctaacacatcaatgagttgtacacttgaagctacaagaatcaaggatgagaaccgtgatgagcatcaagcaccaagaatcccaccggagcacttgtttactgttttttggggtctgatcatactctttgggcttctggaaaattgattttcagatagttcgtttcgattagatgacttttcgtttaagactcacctaaatccgatacacggtttgggatttatagccttccgaaaagtaCTATGCCTttataacgttgtgctgaaatttctaacctactcgcacttaaaccgtcgccacggtcaaatgaagacgcgTTAGGTTATGAAAATTGGTCAGCACTTAAAGGACTCAGATACGGAGccttagccactgactacgcgtcttttcgatttgtatagaggtcgtaacagctgtccaaaatcagcctattgtttcgatctctattcttgtgaaacttactttagcttttatgaatgatgaatgatgatgatgatgatgatgatacttaaacttaatttattcacttttaaacctttggggacaattcactgacctagtaacctttgacttaggttgaggaccttttggatcgaccaacttacttgttcggaccgacttactacctgcatacttttcgtatcgaattttactgcttattcactgtgagttatagcttccctttttaatttactatttttgggactgagaatacatgcgctttttatgttttacatactagacacgagtacttaaactttatatatgtgtgggttatataacgacacaaatattccccttagctcggtaacgtttaatcattggtttctgaactagtgaacgcgaatattagatatggatccatagggtttgacatccccactcgggctagtcgtgctagcatttaacgggtgtttgatacttcgagaacatacgcactcaccaagtgtacttttagggggtgatactattattacgttaagttagttaccgagtgcccacgggtaagcatatactttatcatactgatttgaaatactaatgaaacgctggttgaagcactgaaatctcgtagttTACATTACATTAttaattacaaacaaactatagctcaccaacattcgtgttgactttttaagcatgtatttctcaggtgcttagacgttgttgcttccgctgttagacttgctattatagtcttggtgttatagacttgctgttacagactcactgtgttagacttccgctgcattacttagagatgtctcaatcatggaacttttactttgcattcgcaacttatgttacatttgaacactagttttgtaatgacctttgtgtcacatacttatgttaatgctttctattcgtagaagcatgttatctttgtaaaacatttgacgttggtaaagacgtcaccttttcatgaatgcaaaacttgttttaaaacagtatgtagtattgtaccgtgtaatggacctgtggttgatgatccatacacattgattttgtacggggcgtcacatttggtatcagagtcgagtaggattcactaataggactaatctacaacttgctcgtttacttgtttctgcgaatctgctacatgctactgcttacttttactaccatatgaacttgctgcatgctactgcttacttttactgctatgtaaacttgctgtatgctattgcttattctcgttactacatgctactatctgcttttgattgcatgttacttct from Rutidosis leptorrhynchoides isolate AG116_Rl617_1_P2 chromosome 9, CSIRO_AGI_Rlap_v1, whole genome shotgun sequence harbors:
- the LOC139868500 gene encoding uncharacterized protein, which translates into the protein MGERLKTQDKLKAWEIRDGNSMVCAFCKVGLDSHVHLFFSCPFSMSVWKMMQPMMIMDLNVFDWHVVVDRILPVAARKLARVMVSKLCLAATIYGLLWERNSRIFKKVFRTEKQVFDAIVSNVRLKLMTISFKNSSNVSRIRDIWRLDNVNV
- the LOC139868499 gene encoding uncharacterized protein, with product MSYVFPSWNWSSNNQVCKRGTRIIISWDPGIVQLMILNVTDQVIHCFAKSVDNEWQMFVSFIYADNGYIRRRVLWADLQKHYSYVGNEPWVIMGDFNVSLYVDESTAGTSSSTVAIRDFQECIDHICMSDINRSGFQFTWNQKPRANSGILKKIDRVMGNDKFMDKFNAAYAVFYPYRISDHCPVMRMESSCSGAMFILVKRLRLFKRHVRRLMWSKGDIYKQVAACREKLDEAQRSLDADSFATDKRELAAVLLKEYNEAQHMVRKVTDKEIKDAIFDIGESKSPGPDGYSSVFFKEAWDVIGVDVIRAVKEFFCTGQMLRDINNTTIALLPKGDPMSSYLFTLVMEVLTLMIKRNISESGSFRFHPKCDQLRIVNLCFADDLFIFAYACTSSILVIRDSLEEFKRCSGLVPSLPKSTAFFCNVSTGMKNQILMLMTFEEGKLPVKYLGVPLVSSRLMYRDCKVLVDRVKSKVNHWMNKFLSFAGRVQLITSVLTLMQIYWCSVFILPDQVIKDIEKLIRGFLWCQGPMIRGKAKVKWDDVCLPKEEGGLGIKRLKNWDTALMWVNWTHEYKLKARHLWDVVLKSDAAWSWRKILNIWPLLRNYIVCQVGDGKLVSVWFDAWDPIGPLANIISTRDICRAGWNSKTVICDIISGSGFAWPSDWLDKYPLISTINVPILSTIPDTYGWKRDNDVVFGFSVKNAWESFRPRSAKVP